The Solenopsis invicta isolate M01_SB chromosome 1, UNIL_Sinv_3.0, whole genome shotgun sequence DNA segment GCCGAAGAGTTTTCCCGCAAAACTACATATAAAAACCcccccaaaaaaataaaaaagaaaacggcAGAAAATAACGATGGTAACGACACATGCATTCGTACGAGCGTATACGCGGGTGCCTGGCAGTTGACGAATCAAAAGTAAATACCGGTAAATGGACTCCACGCGAGATACGACTGCGACTCTCTCGCGTAACGCTTTACTACGcttttatcttttcaattacCGTCCGTGCCCCGCTGGCAATTAAATATCGTTAAATTGTTCCCGATTGTGGCCAAGAGCGCGCAACTTCAGTTAGACTGTCGCCAAAGCGGCTCGTTTCATTGTACGTTTACGAGCTAACGCGCGTTACGCGGAACCGATACCTTTTCATTTATCACCTTCATGCTTTACTATGCAAACgatcattttatatattgccGTCAAATTTGATCAACGAGATTTTTAAATGGTTAGATATATCGGGACGAATCAATTAGTCTTTATGAGAAATCAGATTGATAATAGACggataaaataaactttgtagAATATTGGAaggaagaaataataaatgagaTCTGGCAAAAGAAATGGCTTTGTGAGAGacgttgataaatatttttaaaataatacgtagCGATTCCACAAATTACAAATGGGGAATGCAACAGCTGTCGCGGGTGAATATTTGTGTTTGTTAAGTTTGTTAAGAAAATGACTGCAACTTTGATAATCGTTTGCGTAGCTACTTCAGCATGAAGCTAATATATCTCAAAGTTTGACAAACAAGAAAATCAGAAACGAAAACGCACGATGAGAGACATTAAGTAGCTCTTTGACGAGGACCCTTAATTTCAAGAGTActtcattttatttcatattacataTTCAAAATGTAATCAAGTAGTGATTAAGTCTCGTCTTTAAAGACCGAGTATTCAGCATCAGTCTCGTTTGCAGATTACACCGACTCAAGACAGTTGGAGAAGAACCCCGTGGTTTCGTGGCACGGGAACAACATTCAGTGGTTACCAAATTACAACTGGAAACCACCTGACAAGTACTATGGCCCGAGGTATTCTGGTAAACCGCAGTCAGTCACTGCGTTGATAATACAGGACGTTCATAAAGTTTCCGTTTCAGCTTCTCTTACGTCAAACGTCTTACATTTAGCttaatgttaataacaaaaatttataattataaacagtAGTATAAATAATCTCTTtgagtattataaataaataaattgcacaaattatcaaaaaagcCTACATATtcattctatataaataaagaatatcaaAAGTTTATACATGTCTAAAgacttattataaattatgaaacaagTCTTTAGGCGGTACAATTCGTGAAACAAATTATTGCAAACGAGATTACACGAAGCCAACTGTTCTAACAGAAAAGAATCGACGGAGAAAAACCTGGGGATGGAATTTACAAAACCCGAGGATCCGGAACAAGGGACGGCGGATCCGCGGATAAAGAAAACGCAGGAGATAAGCCGACAGGAGAGAGAAAAATGGGCAGCGTACAGAAGAAACGTGAAACTTACCCTCGACAATGTCGAAGAAACTACGAAAGCAGGAAAACTTACAAACGATGAATCGATCACGGTGAAGACATACAGAAATTGCTCTTTTTAGGAGGAACATTGAATTTTTGGCATTGTTATATTTCGATGTTCAGAATCTCCAAGaaaattacgattaaattattctttaatatttcttacaattatAGGATAAGATAGTATTAtgtaatatgtttaattttttatataatatacttttaacaGAGGTAGATTTTATTACAGATACCAGTGCTTTCGAAAAGCGGGGactactataaaaatataaaaggattGAAACCTTCTTCAAGATTAGCTGAAAAAAGTGGATTTAAATTGAAACTAAATATGAAAGTAagtcatataaaattaaattaaagtcaaTTATggatattttgatataaacacGGTGCATGTAgagttatatatattaaaatgtctaaagtcaatttaaaattcgttaattatttaataaaattattagcgtaaattatcaatatttaaaacatataatatgcACTTGTAAATTTGtctataaaatatgaaaatagatacatattttaataaattaaacatcttTACTAAAgacttttgaaataattatataatcacgATCTTTCTTTACGgagttaagaaaattaaaaagaacgtagataaatgtgtaaaaatcttaaatatgtcaagttagaaatttttatgttttcttattACATACAATAGTTTGATCCTGCCACTATAAAAATGCTCGTACGGCATCCATCAATGGGTCGAGACAGCAAGGGGATGAGGGACAACTCTTTTTGGTCAAACTCACAACAATCCGCGGATACAAATGTCGATGAAACGTCTAACATAAAACTCAAGAGCAATGAGCaaagtacaaatataaaaaattcatctGAAAAATTCCTTCAGAAGGCATCTATCACGGCATCTATCACGGCAGCTCATCAGCGACACAAGGACTACGAAATATCCGACATAAAGGAAGAGTCGTTCCTCAAACAGAATGCTGCTGCCGATTACGAGAAAAGCGAACTTGAGGAAGATCGTTCCATAATAAATTCACCTCTTGAAAAGTCACAACAATTCAAACATATTCTTAAAAGTATGAGCATGAAATTCtcagaaaatgacaaaaatttacataacataGATGCTTTCAGAGAATCGTCTATGAAAAGAGATTCGGGGCAGTTTAATTCTCTGCGAAACAACAAACGAGAAAGCAACAACGATAATAAGCGAGTTGAACTAAAAACGGCAATTTTGTTAATgcagaaaaggaaaaagaatggTAACCTAAATTCGCATCTCGAAGAGTCAATCTCACAACCATCGGAAACTCCACATGTCCCTAAAAGTTTAACAAACAATCTTAAACCAATGTTGGAAACTAAAGAGAGCTTGAATTTTAAGATCAAATCCTTAAAATTTCCTGTGAAGAAATATCGCAGACAATCTAGTTCCTCTCAAGATGACAACGAAGAAAACAACGAGGACAGTAAGAAGGATGACGAGAAAACCATAGCGAGATCGGTGATGTGGAAAGGCAAGAAGGAGAAGGATAGCGCGGAGGGAAAGGATGTGACAGAGAAACTGAATTACGAAAGATCATTTCATTCTGGTAGATGGGGCATGAACGTCGCATCGCCGCCTGCAGAATTTCTGAAGGATATGTCTCGACGATCGAAGCATCGGAAAAATAAGGAACATATCGAGAAAGACGGAAAGAGCCATTTCTTTGGTCGATGGGGTATGAGCGTCGTGTCACCTCCGAAAGAATTCTTAGAAGACTCCTCGATGCATCGGGGACACGAAGCCAAACGCTTCACTGTGGAAACAGGGTCAAGGCCGAACGAGGAAATTTCCGATGATCGACCGCCAATTCATCAAAGGCGTCAGAATGTACAAACGGCTCTGATTCAACAACTAATGACTAACAAGTGCAATAAGAAACTTGCAAGGACCTTGCTTGGAAAAGTTCCAAACGATCTTTATGGAGATTCCAGACATTCGGGTCTCAGCTATTGGAATAGCGAACcaacaaatattgatattattaatagcttgtttttaaaatttttgcggTCATGTACCTTGCACGATCATATACCAATTTTCTGTCATATACGAATACCATATGTTCCATAACGTATCTAAAAAAAACATCTTTCTTTAATCTACATTCactttgttttgttattatcaaaatgattgaaaattgaataatcttgcaggattat contains these protein-coding regions:
- the LOC120359398 gene encoding uncharacterized protein LOC120359398, which codes for MEFTKPEDPEQGTADPRIKKTQEISRQEREKWAAYRRNVKLTLDNVEETTKAGKLTNDESITVKTYRNCSF